The segment CGGCGGGACAAACGGCGCATTGTTATTCAAACGCTACTCTGAAGATTAACCGCCAAGTCGCCAAGAACGCCAAGACGGAGCAAAGATGAACATTATTGTTTTCATTAAGCAGGTGCCGGATACGGCTACGAGAATCAAGATTGCCGCAGATGGCAAAAGCATCGACGAATCAGATGTAACCTGGATTATTTCGCCTTATGATGAATTTGCGCTGGAAGAAGCGTTAAAAATCAAAGAAGCCAAAGGAGCAGGAAAAGTAACCGTGATCAGCGCGGGTTCCGAACGCGCTGCCACCTCGCTTCGAAATGCCTTGGCAATGGGGGCGGACGACGCAGTTCATCTGCTCGATCCTGCATTTATTGGAAGCGATGCGTTTGCGATCGCTAAGATTGTTGCGGCATCCGTAAAGAACCGGCCTTACGATATTTTGTTTTTCGGCAAAATGGGAGTAGGGATGGATCAATCACAGGTGCCTGCCATGGTGGCAGAATTGCTAAACCTTCCGCTGGTCACACAAATTGCAAAGCTCGAAATCCAAGACGGTAAGGCGGTTGTCCACCGTGAAATTGAAGGAGCCACGGAACATGTCGACTGTTCCCTGCCGGCGGCGCTTGCTGCGGAAAAGGGTTTGAATGAGCCAAGGTATCCAAGC is part of the bacterium genome and harbors:
- a CDS encoding electron transfer flavoprotein subunit beta/FixA family protein, which produces MNIIVFIKQVPDTATRIKIAADGKSIDESDVTWIISPYDEFALEEALKIKEAKGAGKVTVISAGSERAATSLRNALAMGADDAVHLLDPAFIGSDAFAIAKIVAASVKNRPYDILFFGKMGVGMDQSQVPAMVAELLNLPLVTQIAKLEIQDGKAVVHREIEGATEHVDCSLPAALAAEKGLNEPRYPSLKGIMAAKKKPLEVLNAASLGLNPEEVGVQGSKVVLNSLSLPPGRQAGKILQGDPQEAVTQLVKMLHEEAKVI